One window from the genome of Aneurinibacillus sp. REN35 encodes:
- a CDS encoding LysR family transcriptional regulator, whose product MYYDALRTFVAVVEAKSFTRAAEKLRLSQPSVSLHIKQLEHEFGSKLIDRSPKHLYVTTAGQMLYERALQMLNLYEKTKEDIYAYNHKITGTLHIGASFTIGEYILPVLLAEFRRRYPDVEVEVTIGNTKRIIEAVKLLQMDIGLIEGQTSDKDLCIVPFMKDEMLLVAPTDHPLAARKSVTPDVLQDEVWVVREEGSGTRVYFDHMIRSLGIKVKKMITLSSNQGVKESVAAGLGLTLLSKWVVRKPIRYGELKALTIHEESFPRRLSYILPAHAERTLLIEVFLEGISNRMDEEFSS is encoded by the coding sequence ATGTATTATGATGCGCTGCGTACATTTGTAGCGGTAGTGGAAGCAAAAAGTTTCACAAGGGCGGCGGAAAAACTGCGGCTCTCACAGCCGAGCGTCAGCTTGCATATCAAGCAGCTTGAACATGAATTTGGCAGTAAGCTTATTGATCGCTCCCCGAAGCATTTATATGTGACAACAGCCGGACAAATGCTGTATGAACGGGCGCTGCAGATGCTGAACCTATATGAGAAAACAAAAGAAGACATCTATGCGTACAATCACAAGATTACCGGTACGCTGCATATTGGAGCCAGCTTTACGATTGGTGAATACATCCTGCCTGTGCTGCTTGCTGAGTTTCGCCGTCGCTATCCAGATGTCGAAGTGGAGGTGACGATCGGGAATACGAAGCGGATTATTGAAGCGGTAAAGCTGCTGCAGATGGATATCGGTCTGATTGAAGGGCAGACTAGCGACAAAGACCTTTGCATTGTTCCGTTTATGAAGGATGAGATGCTGCTTGTAGCACCGACGGATCATCCGCTGGCTGCCCGTAAGAGCGTTACACCGGACGTGCTGCAGGATGAAGTCTGGGTGGTGCGGGAAGAAGGATCGGGTACGCGGGTGTATTTTGACCACATGATTCGCTCTCTTGGCATTAAAGTGAAAAAAATGATTACGCTAAGCAGCAATCAGGGGGTTAAAGAAAGTGTAGCCGCAGGTCTTGGCCTCACGCTGCTGTCTAAGTGGGTTGTACGTAAACCGATTCGATATGGAGAACTCAAAGCATTAACCATTCATGAAGAATCCTTCCCCCGTAGGTTGTCCTATATTCTACCTGCGCATGCGGAGCGGACCCTG